Below is a window of Impatiens glandulifera chromosome 2, dImpGla2.1, whole genome shotgun sequence DNA.
GCAATGTTGTGCCACCTGTCGGGTGTTTCGGTATCGTAACGTGCCAAGGCCCTCTCGAAGAGCTTGTTCTCTTGGGCCGTCCATGTTGACCTTCTTGAACTCATTGAACTCGAAGCCATGATGTATATATTGAGTACTCAACAACTGTGAACTCGAGAAACAGattgattattatatattaaaaggaTATAGTAATTGGTGGTGTGGAGAAGTTGGATGGAATTGGGTGtttatataatgcttaatttggaGAAGAGAATGTGGGATTCATCAGGACCTAAGCAAGTTGGTGGGTGAGAATTTCATATtccctaataaaaaaatgaaaagagatAATAGGGTAAGAAGAACAAGGAATAAGAAAAGAGCCGAATGACTCGTTTCCTTACCAACCACAAAATCATTAGATTTCCCACTAATAAGGGAATTAATGCAAGAgggaaaatataaatatattttctacttatagaaaagaaaaaataaagttataagatTTCTTAGgctaaatattattaagaaaatcatcaatttattttgagaaattgataaacaaaaaatatatatatatatatatatatatatatatatatatatatatatatatatatatatatatatatatatatatatatatatatatatattgtgacaATCACTTgtggatgaaaaataatattgtattatattaagTCGAAATATGTGACTTATGGAGATGGAATCGTATCTCACATTTTTGTATTGTCGGTGTAGCTGGTATTTAGAgtcttttttataatatgattgAGATTCACTGTTTGATGTCTACCATTGCTCTAATGTTTGGATTGCAGCAACTGGTATATGGGTCTTAATTTTTTAGTAACTATTTTGATTAGGCTCGAAAGAAACTATTGTATTTCGTTTAACTGATTGTTTTCGTTTGTTGGGAGCGTAATCATATTTCTCGAGTATATAGATGCTTGATAATAAGTTGaattacttgtttttgttttatggcatttatattttattttctcttatgtTATATATAGTTAAACAAATCTCAtcattttattatcattaactatttttagaaaaaataataaaaatagggTGTTCTAGCTCAGATTTCAGCATATGTATAGTTGTGGTAATCAGTGCATATACGTTGCGAGTTTATTCCAATTTATATCCATCTTATTctatctttcaatattatatatttatatatatatatatatatatatgatcaaaaaataaagatatgtATGTGATGGATGATGATTAGATGTATCTTGTTCCCTAGGTGAACCCCCCTCCCTCTAAATGTATAGCTTTAGAATATTGAGGCTgcactttttcttttcttttattccaaattatattaattgaagATTTAGATACTATGCATTTCTCTGCTACCacagaaatatatttttgaaaaaattatccATCTAAAAATACTTCTCATTTTTGTAGTTGCTATTATGGATGTTAATGTTTCTTTATAGAAGCTCGAAGCCTCGACGTTTTATGCATTATTGTCCTTGGGTTTTTTTACATTAAAGTTTACGCCCAAAATAgcttacttaatattttttcattactcTTGCATCTACCTAAACGAAGTTGATGGCTCCAACACGGGCAGATCGATGTGTTTATTCCCAATGTAGGAGACACGGCAATATGACGTTCAAGTCATACCATCACCTTATACACTTTTGTTTCGTTATCAACACAAATGAATTATGGGTAACAAATATATGAATCGGAGTGAGGCACCCTCATTCTAACCCAATCGATTTCCTACGATAACAGGGTGTTCTCATCGAGCTcaataaattttcaaagatCATTACTGGCCCAACTAATAAGATTGTGATTCTACATATTGTTTGGAATTCCAAACAATCGAATCCATGTATCCTCCCTATCTGTGTGGGTTCTTGTGATGTGTTCGGCGCAACAACCTTTGAATTCTCAATATTAACCGATCGACCATCAACGAGTCATCAGGTTCCTTAATCATCGACTAAAGGTCTAATACACTTATAAATTGGCATgataaatgttgttttaaattCGTTCCATAGAGCAACATATCTTCCTCGAGAATTGAAGTCATATCAAAAGACACCCTAATTAGGTCCAAGTCCGAGGCACCCTCGGTTCCAAGCCGACGTTTGAAGAGTCCGGCGTAATAGTTTTAATTGGATTAAGAAGATGAaagttagaaaataaatattgatacaATTACTCTTGTTTTGCGAGTTTCGAGACAGGTTTGGACTACCACGACAATGTTGAGTTATGTAacatacacttataataaactctataagTATTagttagagtttattgggtttgtatttagTTTTGGGCTTGGGTCTGACAAagagttatttatgtttattatttgaatgtttaccctataaatatgtgattattaaggatTTACAAGGTTGAaagagaattttagagagataaagtgtgaggcaaaaaaaatttgtattccttcttttcttcatagtgaaatctagtGGCGACTGAAGtagacgtagctcaatttgagtgaatcactataaatctgtgttttcttgtgttattctttcttgcgtttttaaaaattatttcaagtaggtcagatttgggagatacaaatcctaacaaacaATAAATATGAACCTAACTTAACCGAACGGAGACTTCAATTATTTGGGAACGTGTAAGACTTGGACTATGTGAACATTTTATTATAGTTAAAGTTTCGGTGTGCTAAATTAAAAATCAcacatttttccaaaaataaaattcatcattcattcaaattttagattagttacatttttttattttcatgctTTCTTtacatatttctttcttaaattatttatattttttaacttacatCTTCTTACATTTACCACTCATGTATGtgtaattattttctatatctttaatcaaatactattattagtttattattcttttacttatattagtaatttaattatattggtaaattttcttttattcttattattaaatgaatcaattttttttaacaagacacattctttcaaattgaaacatatatattattaatttgatattctTACTCTTACTAGATTGTTGTTTATAttgttataacatattttttatgcaACATAATGCTAAAAAATGATCTGGGacataatttaagatatttaagcGCGCGCATGCAGGAGATACACAATTATATATGTTTAGGTGGTTACTTAATTAGAATGACattaaaatagaattaaaaagtaaatagaTGGATTAGAAGTGGAGGGCTGTAGGCCTTCCTCATGTATGTTTCAGAATTAAGCAAGGCTCCTGCTATCATGATGACTGCATGTAATTTGGGAAGGGAACACGACCTGACTCGATTTTCCATACATCTTCTAGAAGAATCTTGAAGTGAGACTTGCACTCCTCAGCCGTCTTGCCACCACCCACTGCCCTGGCAATGTTGTGCCATCTGTCGTCTGTTTCGGTATCGTAAACTGCTAGAGCCCTCTCGAACACCTTGTTCTCCTGGGCCGTCCAGGTTGACCTTCTCGAACTCAATGAAGCCATTATATGAAAGAATTAAAGAAAGACACAAAAAGAGAGAGATTTAATGAATGTGATATTTGGTGCTGGCAGTGAATTGAAATTTGACATGGATTCAAATGTTTATTTAGAGGTTTATTTGAAGAGGAATTAAACAAGTGGGATCAAGTTGGTGGGGACGAACGGAGAgaattttatcttttgattcTAGAAACTATTTGAAGAAGAAATTTAAAGAATCAAAGTGACTCGTCTCCTTACCAACCACAGAATCACCACATTCcctaataaataattcaatgaATTTGAACatcaaaaatattacatttaagcGCCCGGTATCTTGTTCTTCCACATTTACTCTTTGTGGCGTATATATTATGTGCCGGAAAAGTTGAGTTTTGTTACATGGAATCCATAgctaaagatattttaaattggtATAGTATAAAGTGGTATTTCTCCGAAGCCAAAGTTTGGACCGATCTTTATATTCCATTACtttcatatttctttctcttttatGGTCGGTCTAATTATGGTCCTCTTTCTAACCAATTTGAGCTTAATTTCCTCtaagttttcttcttttttatctcatttatcaCCCAAGAATAATTTTATCGTATCATTTTCTTTGTGATATTTTTGTCATGACTTATTATTGATTAGTTCTACTAGTTTCACCACAATTTACATTAACTTTGAGTATGATAGAAAGAATGAAAGGGATTAGTGTTTtactttctcaatttttttagtaatttatctaagttttattttgtgataatcattttcataaattatgctaatttgattttttttattgcttCTTATCGACACCCCggaacttaataaaaaaaatatctaacatttcaaaatgtaatatatatatatatatatatatatatatatatatatgtgtgtgtgtgtgtttttGTACGTGATCTGAgtaaaataaaggaaatttgtGAGATGTCCAATTAAGTTGATCAATGATTAGATGAATCTTGTTCTCAGAAGGATTATATATCTAGCTAGGTGACCCCCTAGCTTGAAAGTATAGCTTTGGAATATTTAATAGGGtacactttttctttttttatttcaaattatatttctGAGCTGTAGTAGAAAttagattttctttttttattttaaaatttaaaatttgttatatagaTGGTCTTGTTGCATATAggtgaaaaaagagaaaaatatatcaGAGGTACTTTTAGTGACAAAGTAGGATGATGCGgcatttgaaaattttttattGACGCTTATTAACAGATGATTTTAGTATCTAGACACTTTCTCGTCTATAATTTATGTTTTGCGACGATATTTGTGGTTGATTCTTGTATTAGCGACTCTTTTATTCTATATGTTTAATAAGTTAGCTACACTTTTTTAACTATTTCACCTTTATTATACTTCAGGTGTGAGGTGCCCAAGCAACAATGCATAAGAGGTTGATCTCATTAGTGTTCTTAGTATGCTTCCTGACTAgttcacttttatttatttatttttactattcaTGGGGTTTTGGccttaaaaattgatataatcataattatttctTATTGTTTTGGTTTTAGTCTCGCAGCAACTATCATTGCTAGAATTTAAATCATTAAGCATGTTGGTGCAGTTGCTGTAGAATAAATGATTTTCTACATTTGAGAGCTCCTACCAAAcgatatttttctctttattttgatttgaaaatgacattttatgtttttaatcatGTTTGTAATTAAACTAAAGTTCAGTGTAGTGTACAactgtataattttattaaataaattgtaaaaatataaaaattgaatataatatttttctatagattaaaaaacaaaatattattgaaacaaaaaagAATATTAGCGACGGTGTTTTAAACTTGTCGCCTTTTGTAGCAAAGGCGGAAGTGAGGGTGTTTAGAGTAATGTGGTTAATGATATTGGTGACGGTATATTGAGAAACAAAGTCGGTGTTTCCTGTCActatttccttttattttactAGTGGTAACTACACATGAAAAATGAAGTTTGACGGACTTTGAAGTGTAAGTGAGACGAGTACAACCGAGCGTTGAATACCATACTGTTCGAACTCAACtcgatttatattatatatactcaaTTAAGTACCAAAATTTATACTcgaaaactaaatttaaataaataaaattatatattttattcaagatCGATTTGCTCTTTTAATTGTAAGGAAGAAAAGAGAAATAGAAGAGGATGAGTTTTAGTGAAGTTGCTCAAGTAGACAAGTGGAAATGTGAGAGTGTTTGGATAGGAGATTTGAAAAGgatgtttataatataatataatataatataatataatataatataatataatataatataaatataaatgtttataatatttataaatcgaCCTATTCGCGAGCTACTCGAACTAGAAATATAAAGCTCGAACTCGGGCTCAATTACAAAATCGAGCGACTCGATCTCGACTCAAGCTCTGACAAACTGAGTTAGAGTCGAGCTTTTACCGAGCTATTAATGAGCACTCACAAGCAACTTGATTTGTTTACCCTCCTAGGTTTATAAGAAAGTTTATATCAACTCTCCCGGATCACTGATATTTTGTGGTTTTTGTGTGTTGGTTGATGTTTTATTATTTGTGAGGCATAAAGTAACATGCATGGTGCCAAATTTTGCACAAACTGATTTGGGATCATGTCTTTCATGTTGTTGATCTTCTTCTGCTACAATTGGAAGAGTGGCAAATTCCTCATCTTCCTTTTCCTCATGTTGTTGATTTGTCTACTCACTCGAAATATCATTCTCCAATAGTATTTCCTCCTTCTACACTGAGGGATCCTCCACCTCATTCCTAATAACGGTCATAACTAGTTCAACTGTTACAAAAATCGGCATCCTAATCCTAATCAATGTTCAACATTTATTgtgatattttaatgaaaagaaaCATGATTAagtcaaaaaatatataagtgttGAATTAcacattaattttagtttaattataattatgatcaTTCTCATTATAATTCTTGTAAAATATCTTTTTTGAAAAGTTGAAACTTTTCATTAAACACTAGGCCAAGAATATTTTGACTTTTGTGGATAAAGTTGAAGGGATcctataaaatttatatttaggagttatctaaattttaaaacattctaGCTAACAAAAtagtacaataattaattaagtgtcAACTTGGGTTATACTTTAAGATATATTAGTAAGTAACATGAGGAATGAAGGATTCATTATAGTGTTAAAAGTAATTGATAAGGAATTAAGTGAGTTCATTAAACTTAGTTAGAACAAATAAacattaaagtaaaataaaagtaGATGAATTAGTGTTGGCCAGACTTGTTCTTTGATCATGTATGCTTAAGAAGCAAGGTGGATGATGATTATGATGACATGTAATTGGTAAAGGGAACACGGCCAGACTCGATTTCACAAAGATCTTCAAGAAGTAGCTGGAAGTGAGACTTGCAGTCTTCTGCCGTCTTGCCGCCGCCCACAGCCCTGGCAATGTTGTGCCACCTGTCCGGCGTTTGGGTATCGTAGTGAGCCAAAGCCCTCTCGAACACCTTGTTCTCTTGAGGCGTCCATGTTGACCTTCTCGAACTCAATGAAgccatgtatatatatatatatgtgaaataattaaagaaagacACAAAAAGAGATCGAGAGAAGTTTTTAATTAGGTGATATTTTGTGGGAGATGTGAATTGAAGTTGGACATCAAGTCATGTTTCTATATATAGTGGTTCATTTAAAGAAGATGGGTCTATTCAGGAACCAAGTGGGTGGGGTCGGGGAGGATCTAATTCTCCCATCTTAAAAGAAACTGGATCGAATAAGAAGAATTTAAAGAGAATCAAAGTGACTCGTCTCCTTACCAACCACAAAATCACGACATGATTCCCACAAACAACATTTAAGCGTCGGTATTTTGGTCTTGAACATTTTTATTCATTGCGACGTATATTATGCGCcggaaaaaatcattttaatttagtCCTTGGACCCGGCTAAAGATAAATGGGGGAGCAGCTAGATCTGagcatatatgtatatatgcgGTGccaacaataaaataaaaattatattgtataaAGTGGTAGTCTCAATAGTATCATTCCAAAGCCAAAGTTTGGACAAATCAATCGACCAGTTATTTCACTTCCTCATTTTTGTCGGTCTGATCATGGTCCTCCTCCTTATAACCACTTGGAGCCTTCCTCCTAAGTTGATTTTATGTCATTTCTTCTTGTGAGGAGATAAGAAGTGGATCTAGATTGGTTAGGTTGATCGAAAACCAACCAATGAGAATAAATTAACACATTGGAggcatttattattttatctctttagAAATGATGAGAAGATATTTGTGTGATGTCCAAGTTGATGATGATTATCTTCCATAATGTAGTAAAAAAGGGTGAGGTGAATCCACTTAAAAAGTATAGCTTTGGAATATTTATGGAGGTTACACACCTACATGACCATACGTTACTTCTTCCACGCATAAAAATAGTTTTGTTGGCGCAAAAAAGTCACCAAAGATTTCACAGACACTTACTAATTGAGGAGATTAAGAGTTTTGGAAGAATCTAGTTCGACATGAATTAATCTGAATTTCATTTCCCTTTTAAATTTTGAGCCTATGAAGCTTCACTCGATTTGGCttttcttgagaaaatatatacaTGACATGTTGCATTTtggttttattaaattttcttaaCGTTCTTAGTAGACTCATATTTTCCATAGAAACAAACATTGACGAGTTACTAAGGTGTGGGAGCAATTATTCTCCATCACCAATATATAGTTGAAACAACTACGGAATATTCATTTCTTTCTACATAGCTTTCATCGTGCATTTCGATctctagttatatattttttactcattgttcattatatttttattgaacgtttcaaatatttttgttattttcgtAGCATCATCTGCTTCTCCATTAAAGAGTGAGATGTCTTATCTAGAGCCTTATTTGCATATACTTCTCTTCCGCCCAATAAGATTTGTTTGTTCATCCACGACGTCTCTCGATCCAGTAGATTCTTCATTTCAACAATGAATTAAGTTAAAAAGATTGATGATCTTTGAACAAAGTCATGTGATGGGTCGTGACATGTATTGCATTAACtcatttaatcaataaaatattaatccaTCAAAAACAATTCAGTATAAATTATAACAGTATCTGATATATAAATTCTCCACATACAACTCAAAAAACATTACAGGATTAGGATAACAATGAAGAGTCATTTATCATCCGTCCCGTTTGGTTTCAGTATATCTTATTCAAAAGTATAAAACTTTTCTACGAAGAATAAATAGATATATGGgtgatgttatatattatatatttattagtgtttAGTACGAAATCGAATTAGTGACACTAATATCATTCACATTCCCAGCAAACCAGAAAAATACTGGCACAAACGAAATAATTCGGATCAAAAGTTGTATGACTTGAGTATAATTATTACCCTGAACTGATTTGTGATCACGAGAAAACCATTCGGAACCATGCACACAAATTCACCCAAAATTCTGATGAacctgaaaaataaataaaagtatccCAATTAACAAGGTTTTTTGGGGGGACCGTAATTCAGATTAATTTacaattatgattaaaaaaattatataattaatttatatataatatattttaaatagttcagGGTGtagagactatatatatatatatatatatatatataacgaccCATTTTAAGacat
It encodes the following:
- the LOC124928036 gene encoding protein RADIALIS-like 3; this translates as MASLSSRRSTWTPQENKVFERALAHYDTQTPDRWHNIARAVGGGKTAEDCKSHFQLLLEDLCEIESGRVPFTNYMSS